accatatctaggaacaatatcagaaacctggtgctgtaggaattcgataggtaaaacctggggactttcaccaaaacggatatactggatgtatacatccataataaaatccattttgatgtacGCATACAtagtctggtggccaagactgaactttgctaacaacaggaagctgctaacgcagattcagagacttggttgcctaagtattactggagcaatgagtactactgCGACTGcgacacttgaagctatcctaaatttaccccccattcacttggaggtgaaaaagAAAGCAGGTGATGTTGTTAGAGGCGGAGCAATCATCACACCtgaagaaagtttaaaaaatgtgtatagatccagataggatctacgctgatGTAGGAAGGGAAGGCTCAAAAAGCGGagacgggaggggtagtccacacgaaggaaatttttcttaaaaaataggGACCGGATGAATTTACATTGCACATTTTCAatagcaagacaatcacagttacgggaaggtgaccagatcacggagcagtactcgagggtactcCTTATGAGggaaggagggttggatgggaTGAAATATAAAGCCTGATAACTTtactgctcgattggtgacttcgaagcaaggtcgttgataaaaaataaatataataaaagaccaaaatagatccctgtgggtgGACAAACCGTTGCTTACATACCTTTCCAAGAGTTTGGAACAGAAGGAGAGGAGCCAAATGGAACGGTAATTCTcgacaagcgtacgatcgccacttttatgaatggggatgatgagaaccTCTTTTcacagccgggaaaatgattctcttcgagagttttgttgaaaataaaggataaggaagggagatggactgatcagttttaagcaaaaagaggtttggaagaccgtcGGCTTTAACATAAAGTTTGCCAATAAGGAATAAGGAGGCGATGAGgcgcaggctacatccactagcgggagGGAAGGAGAGAGAACATAGACTGATGAAAAGTAGCGGTCAAGCAAATCACAATATGGTGTTAGGGAGTTAGCTAAGGAACcatagaatttaatggacggaggggatagctACGCAGGACAGTGGGAGTtgtgaatgtgggaccagaaaaggTTGAGTTTTCCGCGCTTCAGTGAAACTTCAGCACTGGTCAGATATTCTTCTGTAGACTTACGTACTAAAGATTTAACTGAGAAACGCAGTTTTAAaagaaaactaagtcagcaaagGTTCTAAATGACAGGAACTTCGTCCTCGCGGTGTATTTTTAACGAAGTTTTCTGTGGGCTTCAGTGGTTAACCAGGGTAAGAGCGCAAGCACTTACCAGAGGAAGGGACTTAATAGGGGAGTAGATCAGATAAGgcggtatagaaggtgttgagtgcttggtcacacgttaacGAAGAGAGGAGGAGAGCTCAGTTGATTGTCGCCAGGACTGAACTCAGACCTTCGAATTTCACGTTACAAAAATTAAACCTGGTAGACTTGCGGGCGACAGGGGAGTGGAGTCGagatatctgagcatcaaactcaagagcaggatgatgggtgtCAGAGACAACATAAGGAAGGAAGGCtagagaggacaagatcaagagtacgatctaagtgatttctaagaaggttaaattggagggcggcaCAGGTGTATCCACCCTTCCTTTCCTTTATCcatgaaagaagaagaaaggaaaaggtGGGTGGAGGCCGGGAGTAGTGGAAAGGAAGATTAAAACGATTAGGATTTCTGATAATCTATGGAAGAAAtccttgtacagagaaggaGGGGAAACAGGATATGACTTTCCGCATCTTCGACCGCCGACGGTAACTGCGGGAAAAAAATTCCACGAAAAaggtctggtgttagtgccgtgtatatgATGCAGTACGTTGGTGTGCGCTGACGTGATTGTGGGCATGTGGCATTGCATAGCTGTTTATGACTGATCACACAAAAAGATACCTACTATGAAGAACTaccatcgacacaccaatacattAACTACATGGGTCACGGGCCCATTAGATACCTCATCCATATCCCAAGGATACAGAATGACATTCTGTGCCCCTTTGTCgctggatttgctcctcctgtatacaGTTTTCTTGCATCgaaataaaatttcagaggatttgAAATCCAAAGGAAAGTTTGCCAAGATTGCATTACCTACAGTAAAGAATAACCGTCATTATGTTGCGGTTTTTCTATGTCAATGTTCTCACTGCGCTTTTATATGGTGCAGCATATGGATAGTGAACTCAACTATTAATCGAAAACCTTAACATCGGTATATTCTGGCCTGACACAATCTCAAATGAAAAACTACATCAGCGTTAATGTCATGTACCGGTAGATATATTgattagaaggcggaagttttagcGGAAAGGTCCACTTTAAGGAGGTCTCCTTTAATCTCAAAAGGAACTACAGAgtcagaacattgctattcagactgatagccaagcagcgatgaaaatacttaggtccaaccaggtgaacgcTAAACTGgcatggaaatgccttgagagactaaatacgttcggctcgcacaataagatCTGAATACTCtgcgttccaggccatgttgggttggaaggtaatGAGACGGTGAAAACGGGTTCATGTTTATGACATTAAAGAATGAAaatgaacggttgagggaactacacTGGGCGAGCCTATCAGGAAGGACAGTAAGGatttaaacctcaccaggggtcgtcaacgatccttaacaggCTGTTTACAACTCCTAGCTTGTCAAGGTAGTAGTTGTTGCATGTATCAGGAGGCAGCCCCTTCAGGACCCTGATcgagtagtgtgcattgaaccggtctTGGTAGACCACGTTGCCCCGAGCTAGCACTGATCCGTTCGTGAGTTCTAAGATTATTTGATAGTTGGTCAGGCCCCAGGGGTAAGGGCTTCGTCcctgagggtatacccgttcctgactattgtggcccgctcccttgcacaggatgcgctggtaaaaacttaaatggcaaATACAATCAAtacgaacgaggagatagtgagaatggagaatgagttggctgcgtttatacacagcacgaaaatgcgttgcTCGCCCTAGCGCCCGCAGAAGAACGCAGAAAAGGCTACCCAACGAGACATTGGGATGCGCAAACAGAGAAAAAGACTtccaaagtgatgcggcacctgcgacAACCTagacagtaccacgcagtgctgtTGTTGCGAAAAGAAACACAGTGGAAActgaccaaatggtttcgaatataagctgaGGGGGAACGTTGGcgactactctggcgaaagCTGAAGCGGAAAGGCTTgttaagaaatgcacggcagctgtgaagcacatgcgatctgcgatttttctccagaaaatcctacaaatcaatatgcaccggagtgcaaacgttcacgagttgctagtgcagttcactgcggagaccaaagctgatttagtgctcatcagtgagcagtaccgaaacaaggacccagcttcatggcaccctgacataccAGGTACCACTGCCATCCTATCTCGTGACGGCATCAACCTTTGGGTTCTCGTCCTAGGCTGAGGgggcggctttgtctggattcggtgtttatgggtaacgtttttcagtgtctatctaacaccaaATGAGTTGATGCCGGACGTTCGACGcaagcttgatgctctggaggacgctatcttggatACATAGGATCTGATCCTGGTTGGGgaagacttcaatgccaggcaCATTAGTAGTAGTGTTTcgttatttttcaaaaagtgcgCAAATGCGTGGATCGGCAACTTCTTTAAAAACGATGGATAGAGCGTTAGGCGTGCAGGCTGAGAaatttcctgatgacctaaagGACTTGCTGGGGTCAATGGTCGATAGTCACACATGAAGTCTTCCATATGTGCGGATCAACGAGGAATTGCCTGTCGCTCATTTTAGCGATTAAGCTGTTAATTCATGATTCCGCGGCGCGAGCGGAACGGGAACTTCAGCACGTGTTTCGACCAGGTAGTGACCCCGGCTTAAGGGGTCTTAAATAGTCAGGagacgtggtgctgcatttcgggtaaTCGCTGCCCGAGCTCCCCGGTGACGGACAACGAGTCCAGAGACCCCGAATTCGCATATGCCAGGATGGCCTATATGGCCTCCCGAAGTCTCTGCAGCCACAAAAACCGCAACAGCTTGATGACGACTTTGTCATCACTCTAATGCTTCATTTTGCGCAACAGTCGGCTTGGCGCACGATCACCAATCGTTAGCTCTGTCAGTAAATGATTAAGTTTGGCCGGCACTTAATCAGCTACTCCTTCCGCCTTTTGTAAGAGCTGCTCTCGAGTACGCCAGAGACAAGCCCCATTGTTTCATTTAGTCCGACATGTGCTTGTTTAAATCGTTAGCGTCCTTTGTAATACCGGCTAGAGCGAAGCGCTTCTAGCTCGGATAACAGGTGGCATCCGTACTGCCATGACAGTTATTGGGGGATCTGCTTCCATTCTTTCCACGAACATCCTAAGGCGAAGCGAAGCTACCCGCAAGAGTAAGCGGCAGAAGAGAGAAAGGAGGACTGGAAAGAAAATAACTCACCCcagaaaataatttgatttaataTGAATATGAGCGTCTTCAATCGACTCAAATCGTCCACATCACAGAGAAATGCTTCGAAGACTTACCACCATTTAGTATCTGATGTCCCTTACGGATCTCAACttttcttttcaccaacagCAGTTTTTTGACGTGAAACTTGTGCTGGtcttcaattattttcgttactGTTGCAGGTGACGGTGTAGgttcaaattgttttttttttatcttggaATGCCAGCTGTCGAAAAATTCTATTTCAAGTTAATGGTTGACTTTTTCTAAAGTGTTCACATTTGCCTGCGTTCCTCAGGCAAATTGTTCGCTCCGCCAAAACAAgatgaatttcgaaaataaGCTCAGATCTGAACAAGAGCTTGGGAGTTCGATTCACAAGGGCAATACCATAAATAACTAGATTTGGCGACTAAAATGACGTTCCCAGTTGAGACTCTGAAAATAAGTCCGCCCTCCTCTATTGATAGCCTTACTACCAACATAGTCAAATAAGCTGGGAGGGATACTATCAATAAGTCTCCTTATCAAAGGGTAAAATTGTCTGGGCCGCTAATATTAGAATTTTAGCGAACTATATTAAGACTTTCATCCAGGGTCTACTCTACTGTATAGGTAAACCATACAACTGCCTAGGATATAAGTCCTGAAATATGCAGGTGACATAGGACTACCCAGTTCCTACAGTTATAGTCTTGAATAAAATTATGCTCATCGGGACGCCATAGCCAAATAGTTCAAAATCAACAGCCACTATATACCTGCTAGTAATGTTATGTTGTATTCAAGTCAATTTCCTATGGCGTCATGGTTGCCATGTGGTCATGGTGTACCCAATTCCTAGCGGCGGAAAGGCTTAGAAGCCTAGGCGGCGCTCTAAGGAAGATTTGGTCGGAGCAGCGTAGATTGCTTAACTCCTGACTCAACCCCAAGGGGCAGCCACTGCTTAACTTCACTGGAAAGAAAGTTAGGAAGAGATTTGGTCGGAGCAACGAAAAAGGCTTAAATCCAGAAGCAAACTAAAGGGAGCAGCGATCGCTTAACTCCGCTAATGAAGGACTTGTTGCGAGTTCAAGTTCAGAACTGTTTATTAACAAATTATTTAggttaatttatattttaaaaaatgcttACTAATGATTTGGCGCTAAATCTAATTTTCCCATTGTGCTATCCGCAATTCGTACATTAATTCATTCCGAGGCGGCATGTAGATCAAGTTTCGTCTGTGCATACGTAGAATGCTTACAAGTAGCAAAAAGCCAACTTTGGAGAACTAAGCCTATCATGCACCATCGACAAAACTTAGAAGCATCAACTACTCCCTAGTTATATACATACAAATTGGAAAGGGTCAAGACTTTAATAGAAAAGGCCAACAAAACTATATAAATAGACTTTTATCTTCCAAATCAACAAACGTTTAAAACAATGACCAGAAAAACGTTAGAAAATTTGTTTGCGGATTCTCCTTTATCACAGTCTTATCATCACTCACCCTCTCCTTACTATGTGGGATCGTATCATCATTCAAAATATCATTTGCGACGTCATTCAATTTAATCCTAAACATTTGTTTGTTCATTAACGGAACAATCAAGTTGAACTTATCAATCATTTTATTTATCTTCTCGACGTCATCCTTAAAACTTGCTACTATCAACTCCCATTTGCTTCGATCCGTATCACAAAGTGGCGTTGCACCAAGATATTGCCGATGGTCAATGAGACTGTCTCGTAATTTATCAGCTTCGTTGCGTATGTCGCGCTGCAACATTATCCACTCTGGGGTGAATCCATTGTCTATTAAGATTTTGTTAAGTTTATGCGTGGTAAAGTCTAAATAAGGGTTTTGGGCCTGCGCGTCAGAAAGAGGCTTTCCAGCTCCAGAAAGATTGTTGAAGTCACCCTTCGACATAGCCTCTTGTATTAAGTCCTCAACAACTCGATCGAAACCGTATTTCGTTTTGATATTATGCTGCGAAGTTTTCTTCATGATATCCCCACTTTTGGCTTGTACTTTTTGTACACGATGCTCTAAAATTCGCTCCTGCACCTTTAGGACTTTGAACTGTTCGTATTGTCGTTGACGCTGTGATGGTGTCCCAAAACCAATACCTTCAAACGATAGATATTGACGATGTTGCGGTGCTGTGTGCTTGATATCGAATATTTTAGCCTCTTCCTCTTCATCATATATTCCGCGACGATTTTTGGCGAACTTCCCTTGTAGAATTTTGAAAGCGTTATCGACTTCCTGAAATCTTTCCTGTGAAGCTTCGGGAGAACCGCTGTCTGGATGAACTTTTTTAACGAGTTCGATATATCTTCGGCGAACTGTATTTTGGTCAGCATTTTCTTGAAGGCCAAGGACAGTGAAgcatttctgaaaaaaagacGATTTAGGTCGAAATGTCTAGTTGAACATTGAAAAGAAATGTTCATAGTTACCTTATAAATTTCAGCCTTTTTCATATACATAAATCTCGTTTGGCACCACTGAAACCACAGTAGTTTCATTGGTTTATGAGCGCAGTAGAGCAGTGCCATTTTGCGAATTctgaaacaaaaaataataaatgcgATCATAGTAATGAAGAAGCAACAAAAGATAGGTCTAATTCCTCTTCCTATACTTTTTCAATAGAAGATCCGCTTTATATGACACTAACACTAGCAGTTGGAATTGTTTCGGTCAAAGACCAAGTATGTCGTTGCCTAAGTGATGTCGTTACCTATGCCTACTGCTGCATTACAGCGGTCCTACATTTAATAAGTTACTCCGAAACAGAAGAGCTGACCACCATCGTTGGGGGCATTGTTATGGACTCCAGTGTATGTAAATAGTTGCTATCCTCCCCTCGGCGTGTCGACCACACCCACGCGCCATCTCTTCACAGATCTTAAGGCGAcgctttttttcgaaaaaatgaaGTTGCTTTGGCACTAGCCGAGACCTTATACGTTTCAGgcgaaaatatatttcaaaatggTATTGACAGATCCTTTAGACATACCAACAGCATCAGCAAGGTCTATAGCAGTCATTCGACGATTGGCAAGCAGAATCTCTTCGATTTTCTTGACGTCCTGTTCATCGGTAGAATTTGATGGTCGTCCGCAACGCTCTTTTCACTCTAGATACAATATCGAAAGCAGGTGAAGTGAAGATCCAAATTCCgggcactgtttcaaaatgatccgcaggatgtgctctatgcaggaggatccaaagcGGAATCCAGCCTACTCTctttcgatcaagctttcggggtgttccttgatgtgttccacAATTACCGTTACCATTACCAGATACTCgctatcactcgcagcggtcaatagagctttcaaccctTCCTttgatcgatccgcttccatgatttcACCATCAATCACATCTTATGATGACCCTTCGGGAAGTGGTCGACGACCTACGTAGCACCCGAAaaaggagcatttttgatggtggcaCAATGCTTGTCGTTGTTCTCAGCAAGATAACTCTTCCACTTTCGAGCGACGGCTGGGTCAAataagcggtcgatattgaactttggGGATCGGAGCTCTCGAACTCTGAGAAATCGAGAAACCacccaccattatcattacggtcgcGAAGGTCGAGTTTCCCCACTAAATGTCCAAGCAAGATATTGTcaggcattcagatcacccatcacaaacACAATGTCATCTCCTGAACTGCGGGTAATTGTTCATAAAAATtacccttctccactatattgaaaATCTCCGCTGGcatatagcactgtacaattgtaatgctccttaacctggacctggTGATGGCGGATTCAGTGTTATTAATACGTCGGTGGGTATAATGTTCGATGCTGAGTCAGAGTGAGTGTTTATCTTTAGCCCGTGACTCCATTAGAGAGGAAGCAGATATTATCAACTAAATCGAGGTAGTTCAGGAATTACATAGAACAACGTCTTCCAGCCAAGGCAGCATAACGGACATCACCCATAACAACATATATAGTTGTCCTTTGGGGTATACCGTATACAGTCGAAAAACatttcccccaatccagggtgttatgcgaagcAAGCCCATTCAATAGTTTGCAATCTAAAGTAACTGACGGTATTCGAACGAAAGGTCACTTATCGTACTACGGGGCTATGGTATGATAGACCTCCTAGCCCCGGTATTCGTGAACATATTAGTATTCAGTGCAAAAgataaaaaaacaaacataCAATAAACAAGTGGAACCCCGTACAGCATACAAGGTGGCCTTACAGACGGAGGCACATCTTCGCAACATTGAGAGCCAGATGACTACGCCCAAGAAGTGAGAAGTTAGGAAGTCAAGCAGTGCAGCTCAGCTCAACCATTGAATCACTGCGAACACCGCAACCAACATAGATCCCTGCTCAAAAACCAGCTCTCAAGAAACCTAGCCCCGAGCCCATAAAGGGGAAAAAGCGTGGAAGTCAGGGGTGAAGGTAGGAGCCAGAAAACCCGCCGCTAGCTGTGCCATTGCGATAAAAAGTATTCGACTGACCATATTGGCGAAAGTATTTCCAgatcaaatactcactcgtaagaagcaggaaataattgaggacgTCATCATGATCAAGATGCCAAGCTGGAAGGTAACGGAACTGTCACCGTGTGCTAGGGATGATACATATATCAGAAGGACATATGGTACAGTCTACCATCCTAAAGCCGCGGCGTTTGAGATCGGAAAGTTTCTTCACCTTCTCAAAACCCAAACCATAGATTTCCACCTGCGATCATGGAAAGCTTTTAGAAGCAAGGAGAAACTTAAGATACACATGTCTTAAACTCTGAAAGACTGGAGACCTCGTGGCTATCCAAATTTCACTGGAAGCCAGGGGAAAAAGGATCCCTTCCAAGCTAGATCTTTCACACCAATCTGCTTGATGTCGTTCATACTTAAAACGACGGGAAGGACTAACGTTCTAATACCTGATTCTCTACATCCCTATCAacgcgcttaccgggcaggaccgtCAACCAAAACTACCCTGTATCAGCGGACGGATATAGTacaggatgccatagaaacaaaataaatagtAATGTATGCGTTTTTGGACATGTGTGTGCGATATATTATCGCACACAGAGGTAGGAGATGCCTAGATGCACAAGGGACGAATGGGCAGATTGTTAAAGACTATATAAATATAAGTGCTGACAGATACAAattttattgtcatgaacactactgaAGGTGAGTTATTATCACCATCAATGTGGCGTATGATAGTTGAAGAACCCCTAGGAGAGCTAAtaaacactggaatacaggcCAGGGTTACCTGATACCATTGCTTTAATCTGTAACGATAAAAATGAGGAAAACCcatgtgacagaatccaaactggacaaTGAGtcactagtaactggtgcaggaaggcggggctgTGCATAAATCAAGCCAAGGCCAATGTATAATAGTCCCATTCATTAGGGAACGCAAGCTTAATcgcctgagagccattagattacatggcatcGAGGTGAAACAACTAACaaaggtgaaatatttgggaatcacactagaccaaaaactattctggaagacacatgttaaaaacatatgacagaaagttacAAATCGATAGCAGGGGAAAAGTGGAGATGCACCCCGAAAACGCTACGCTTGATATGCACTGCAATAGTATGGGCAATGATAACCCATGCGGCGGTAATCTGAGCAGACAGATGTGAATTCAGTACAATTGgtagggagttacacaaacttcaaagactggcttgcgcgTGTTTCAGTGAGGCAATAAGGACATCCCCAACGAAATACAAATGCCGACAAGGAGGGCTATAttcagaatgtccgggagtTCCAACGAGGTGgaaagctgcctaaatcgaaggaacattgatattttttctaggcgaTATCTCAGATTACTGGTACCAAGCGATAACATGAGAACGAAGTTccttttcgataagaagtttgaagtaTATTTGAGCGGGGAAAAGCGACGCAGTAGCATACAacctaaaccagcaactgactaCCTGGTGCACTAACGCATCCTTTACAAGAGAAGGAGCAGTCAAGGGGTTTTTGGTCCGAAGAAAACGTACttcgaaccaatgggtaagcatactGGCATATTCtagacggaaatatacgccaaaaATACTTAAATGTGTAACAGATTGAACACCCTCGACCCGCTCAACAAGGTCTGGCTACTCTAGGTTCTAAACCACATTCGGTTAGAAGACGCGCGTTAGGAGAcgcgcttgccaagattggagcAGGATCCATGATATGGAGtcgaaaatgggttcatggttACCACACTGAGCAACAGCTAAAGGAACTGTACTAGGCGAACTTACCACGAATGGAATAGTTCAGGGTGCTCACGGGGGATACAAACGCAGGCGCTCGAAAGATGATTTAAACTTCGCCAAGAGGAGCCTCCGAttaatagtgggaatactctCTGCTTGCTGCAAGTTGAATTATCACCGATTGCAGATTCTATGAGGAAAGTGATGAAACttccacacatgttctgggaaGGGTCCGGCACTTGTGTACAGTAGACTACGGCAGCTgggaaacacttggaagtaggaaacataATAAAGTCCCTGCCGGTTATAGGCTTCAACGAcattatagttaataggtatactatgaatgaaatgaaacctattgttatcgcctttgaaaacataagcgaacggctatgcattctgcgcttgctaggcaaatttagaaatataagcctcattaacgttcatgctcctacagactgcagagtcggagaaggataccttctacgtggcagtagaacgaaccctcgaagcctgtcccagatatgatatcaaaatcatacttggggattttaacagccaagtagggacggagcccgtattcaggcgatatgttggctcccatagcgtacgtcaaaatacaaataatatccaattagcagtatcacacgaaatgattattggaagtacctggtttgtgcggaaagtggtccacagacaatcgtggacctctccagacgggaccactttcaaccaaattgacaacgtgttgattgaacgtcgccacctctcagccttgatgaatgtaaaagaacagatcactatctcgttggcatggtgctccaagctcgaataacaaaccGCCCAGAattccctctaacaatcaggtgagagttaacactaaagccatccacaacacagccctccacaccacctataagggggaaatgcatgacgcaataaccgcagtcaacagagatcctagaaatgaagcatcaacaaatggtcttcacaaccacctgaagacggccacaaacatacttagccccgccggaaaaggagtcggaacggctggttcgacgatgaaggtaagctagcaacggagcggaagaatattgccaaccgagtaatgttgcattcccaaagaatgcgaacacgcgcagagacctattacgaactccggcgagcggagaagcgacttcacaaacggaaaaaggaagccgggGAGAACgaacaggtctgtaaactcgaaaagtaaagggagcaacgggaccaggcgcggaaattttaccaacaagtcagcagaatgaagccttacacacttcgatgctcatcttgccgagacaaagagggaaatctgatttccgacagtacGGGTAACGAGCGATagtttgagtactttgatcaactgctcaacaaccagaatatcggcgagttggaggtcccgccaactgaagacgacggacaaatactgcctgcaccaagtatagaagaaacagtccgtgcaattcatcaacttaaaaatcataagtcgccaggagcctatagatttacagccgaattggttaaatatggaggcgaccaattataccaagcggttcatcaacttttgctcaaggtagggaacagcgaatcaatgtctgacgactggcaaagaagcattatctgtcccatacataaaaagagagatattacgcagtgcagcaattatagaggtatcacgttgctgtgtACCATTAataagatatcctccgctattttgctaggtcg
The window above is part of the Hermetia illucens chromosome 3, iHerIll2.2.curated.20191125, whole genome shotgun sequence genome. Proteins encoded here:
- the LOC119651409 gene encoding dnaJ homolog subfamily C member 28 yields the protein MALLYCAHKPMKLLWFQWCQTRFMYMKKAEIYKKCFTVLGLQENADQNTVRRRYIELVKKVHPDSGSPEASQERFQEVDNAFKILQGKFAKNRRGIYDEEEEAKIFDIKHTAPQHRQYLSFEGIGFGTPSQRQRQYEQFKVLKVQERILEHRVQKVQAKSGDIMKKTSQHNIKTKYGFDRVVEDLIQEAMSKGDFNNLSGAGKPLSDAQAQNPYLDFTTHKLNKILIDNGFTPEWIMLQRDIRNEADKLRDSLIDHRQYLGATPLCDTDRSKWELIVASFKDDVEKINKMIDKFNLIVPLMNKQMFRIKLNDVANDILNDDTIPHSKERVSDDKTVIKENPQTNFLTFFWSLF